One genomic segment of Linepithema humile isolate Giens D197 chromosome 5, Lhum_UNIL_v1.0, whole genome shotgun sequence includes these proteins:
- the tou gene encoding bromodomain adjacent to zinc finger domain protein 2B isoform X16 yields MEKENSASGGGGGGGGAEAAAAATPGATSTSEKLQADQANPLLDPTTLFGAYWPRGDSAASSLFGGIPGGYGLGAHHLPYAILGRGGSAPGFGGHTPASAPPPSPYSHSSLGTLGVAATQAASLGITPASAAWWTMASHLAAQDYIARLGAAGLSGFPPGAESLLPSYPPTSLLNPPSLSSHKSSKSKSSKSHKTPASSSSSTTPSMTSSLPVSTQSPVTSSHHSTPVSSAPNSQTNVVSSAKEGSDPSSILGGVRLPPDTEIIKYTSSIVGPKIPGTTNRGRKKTISLDTPSVSVHAPPVPALSAHQTNTTSSSSLMMEPRKYNRTGTDSSEYRDSVDRVEVIKLPAHSTNGSILSAPPAYTSSSSTTSSNSNNNTNANNNVNDSDAPLNLSLKPATTSNSSPISGSQPLSQLSNLSQSLLASDRTSRRKPGPKPRRVPQNSVPVPASPSPSLAQLFAAADSPQRPSSGSEESEGASTATHHKDGRPRNLGRGVSKPKKNTVASLLAQSRALGIKPSPTLDPNVPLSHQQVSLLRTNILAAQMHVSAAAGQNDDKNQYYHLLKKIQKKKQPRPNRASWARNHEKMKNKLLEASGEESNMDVTSESGSNTDVVTDTDDDNAEGTPSAKRRKLRPSERDLQMPLERGWKRETVIKGLGKTGVIKGDVSYYSPCGKTFRSSPDLVKFLEHQNPAELTTANFSFSSRPLVGEFLQPTMGLAEAEFVRLGAQEVARRLEELRAAGGLRDVRTNNQYERADKLAYAKKLAKEEAQRHKEQARLIKEQEKSERQEAVRREREIRNQQLLEARKKRHEEVEKIRLEEQQRKQQERELKRQQAVMLKEQMYMQELTKQREMLYTVELERERRRQHMALVRALENRRKMEEKEKKRLEARAERIATKEKRAEQRRVEMELIEQIRKPVEDMELTDHRPLPEIKRLPGLKLSGQAFADIVMVFEFLHNFGETLGFDMESLPSLKSLQLALLNDEEAEEEMLSVMTHLLVCAIEDPGIPQPARHTTGLGQSLRQADITHANISEVLRIYLYANATGEVKALTGVCLERERDKKFADHHQNGGDYASTCSGKNAQFYEHLHNNETWKMSERLRDKPFLALNPTHKAQMLAFLCNELLQNKAVIRQIEGSLETVAQLKKERFVLDTKIRKLRQLHSRKVRMEAVGVIVNKIGDTITIEKKEGEEESNTTSTAVGTTPTPDEIHHEDEVEDMSENESEGTQPEEEEDKNLSGEELGKKLDKLLKQSEEQLQKLNSSSKQLRAHIFGQDRFWRRYWELACAGGIFVEAMESAEPEILELQADLDEKYKNMPIEEKSEVKQEGESKKNCENRENEAPNEVKGEKKHNSSEQNDDVKCHGDKVKSEVEDVNCKKEPVQNCGSENSEGTKEQKRSNDVDSTMTDAKTNVTSEEIKQETEVVGMDVDAKTEDVKKENEEMDEDVAKPLVKTMEDKIVETIPNGDKFNHVNNLHNGRELNGSFISIMSIISDSSNTEPNWFSILPRETCDTPGPSTKQIFGIAEPTELRIPIFPPPASPSYDRCDSPAPLILTQDEAVQLEYLKVHGLPPPGEAKPVSKDLRYGWWRITDVDTFQELLEHLHSRGVREKELKRTTWATMESFLAVTGRINVDPGNIIATELQAQPDDANTPIPKPDNPNIWSEQVALRVDAQLLEQVEALEDKVANASMQVKGWKLPPRAGTEEAEEIEKLNEMEKISAVEQARQRLLSLEAAIERRYLKPPLGVCTGDPNLAALKAEQAAAAANANSNNSEQNNQAPAPPEETTPRGLNTWREATARAHTSAQLAMALYMLEASIAWDKSIMKANCQFCHSGDNEDKLLLCDGCDRGYHTYCFRPKMENIPDGDWYCHECMNKATGERNCLVCGKRAGKNLVLCELCPRAYHTDCHNPVMPKMPRGKWYCSNCHSKQPKKRNSSRRSHTKGGGTRESESSDHPPASPTPSTASNTHVEDVSSSEPATPTASPRKEGNNRTLTKKQQRELAPCKILLEQLEQQDEAWPFLLPVNTKQFPTYKKIIKTPMDLSTIKKKLQDSAYKSRDEFCADVRQMFINCEVFNEDDSPVGKAGHGMRSFFEMRWTEITGAPPPHPQTHS; encoded by the exons catACTGGCCTCGAGGCGACAGCGCGGCGTCGTCTCTCTTCGGTGGGATACCGGGTGGCTATGGCTTGGGGGCCCACCATTTGCCATACGCTATTCTGGGCCGAGGGGGTTCAGCGCCTGGCTTCGGGGGCCACACTCCGGCCTCGGCGCCACCCCCGTCGCCGTATTCTCACAGCAGCCTCGGTACGCTCGGCGTGGCTGCCACTCAAGCTGCGAGTCTAG GTATCACTCCAGCCAGTGCAGCATGGTGGACAATGGCCTCTCATCTGGCGGCGCAGGACTACATCGCGAGGCTAGGAGCGGCAGGACTTTCCGGATTTCCACCTGGTGCCGAGAGCCTTCTGCCATCCTACCCTCCTACCTCTCTACTTAATCCCCCGTCCCTCTCGTCCCACAAGTCTAGTAAGT CTAAGTCAAGTAAAAGTCACAAGACGCCAGCTAGCAGTAGTAGTTCGACGACGCCGAGTATGACGAGCAGCCTGCCGGTGTCTACTCAGTCGCCGGTGACATCCTCTCATCACAGCACCCCGGTCAGCAGTGCGCCAAATTCGCAAACGAATGTCGTCAG TTCTGCGAAGGAAGGAAG CGATCCCAGCAGTATATTGGGAGGTGTGCGTCTACCTCCCGACACGGAAATTATCAAGTACACGTCGAGTATAGTCGGTCCAAAGATTCCCGGGACGACGAACCGCGGCAGGAAAAAGACAATATCCTTGGACACTCCCAGCGTCAGTGTGCACGCGCCGCCCGTCCCAGCTCTTAGTGCGCATCAGACGAACACGACGTCATCGTCGTCGCTGATGATGGAGCCGAGGAAGTACAATCGCACGGGG ACTGACTCGAGCGAGTACAGAGATTCAGTCGATCGAGTCGAAGTGATTAAGTTGCCGGCTCATTCGACCAACGGCTCCATTCTGTCGGCGCCGCCGGCGTATACCAGTAGCAGCAGCACCaccagcagcaacagcaacaataataccaatGCCAACAACAACGTCAACGACTCAGACGCGCCCTTAAATCTCTCCTTGAAGCCTGCAACGACGAGCAATAGCTCGCCGATTTCCGGTAGTCAGCCGCTCAGTCAGCTCAGTAATTTAAGTCAATCGCTACTTGCCTCTGATCGAACGT CGAGACGGAAGCCGGGACCCAAACCGAGAAGAGTGCCGCAGAATTCGGTGCCGGTGCCGGCGTCGCCTAGTCCCTCCTTGGCGCAGCTCTTCGCCGCCGCAGACTCGCCGCAGCGGCCGAGCAGCGGTAGCGAGGAAAGTGAGGGCGCGAGCACCGCCACTCATCACAAGGACGGCAGGCCGCGAAATCTCGGCCGCGGTGTATCGAAGCCTAAGAAAAACACGGTCGCCTCGCTGCTGGCTCAGAGCAGAGCCCTGGGAATTAAACCCAGCCCGACCTTGGATCCAAACGTGCCATTGTCTCACCAGCAAGTGTCGTTACTCAGGACGAACATACTGGCGGCCCAGATGCACGTTTCCGCTGCCGCCGGGCAAAATGACGATAAGAAtcag TACTATCATTTGCTAAAGAAGATACAGAAGAAGAAGCAACCTCGACCAAATCGTGCTTCGTGGGCGAGGAATCAC GAGAAGatgaagaacaaattattggAGGCGTCGGGGGAGGAGAGCAATATGGACGTGACCAGCGAGAGCGGCAGTAACACCGACGTGGTCACGGACACCGACGACGACAACGCGGAGGGCACACCAAGCGCGAAACGGAGGAAGCTCAGGCCCAGCGAAAGAGATCTCCAAATGCCGCTGGAGCGCGGCTGGAAGCGTGAAACGGTTATCAAGGGACTAGGAAAGACGGGAGTGATAAAAGGCGACGTGTCCTATTACAGCCCCTGCGGGAAAACTTTTAGAAGCAGTCCCGATCTAGTGAAG TTTCTGGAGCATCAGAATCCCGCCGAGTTAACAACCGCCAATTTCTCGTTCTCTTCCCGTCCGTTGGTCGGAGAATTTCTTCAGCCAACAATGGGCTTGGCGGAAGCCGAATTCGTCAGACTCGGTGCCCAGGAAGTAGCGAGAAGATTGGAGGAACTCAGAGCGGCTGGCGGCTTGAGAGACGTACGGACAAATAATCAGTACGAGAGAGCAGACAAGCTAGCTTACGCGAAGAAGCTCGCGAAGGAAGAAGCACAACGACACAAAGAACAAGCTAG GCTTATTAAGGAGCAGGAGAAGTCGGAGCGACAGGAAGCCGTGAGGCGGGAGCGGGAGATCAGGAATCAACAGCTGCTCGAG GCCCGGAAAAAACGGCACGAAGAGGTGGAGAAGATCCGACTGGAAGAACAACAAAGGAAGCAACAG GAACGAGAGCTGAAGAGGCAGCAGGCGGTCATGCTGAAGGAGCAG ATGTACATGCAGGAGCTCACCAAGCAGCGCGAGATGCTCTACACCGTCGAGCTG gagagagaaagaaggaggcAACACATGGCTCTGGTGCGGGCGTTGGAGAACCGTCGGAAAatggaagagaaagagaagaagcgCCTGGAGGCCAGAGCCGAGAGAATAGCGACGAAAGAGAAACGGGCGGAACAGAGAAGGGTCGAGATGGAGTTGATCGAGCAAATTCGCAAGCCTGTGGAGGATATGGAACTGACAG ATCACAGACCACTGCCGGAAATCAAGAGATTACCTGGACTCAAACTATCCGGGCAAGCTTTCGCGGACATCGTCATGGTTTTCGAATTTCTGCACAATTTCGGGGAGACTTTGGGTTTCG ATATGGAATCGCTGCCAAGCCTGAAGAGTCTTCAGCTCGCTCTCCTCAACGACGAGGAAGCCGAGGAGGAGATGTTGTCGGTAATGACGCATCTGTTGGTCTGCGCTATCGAGGATCCGGGGATTCCGCAACCGGCCAGGCACACCACAGGCTTAGGCCAAAGTTTGCGCCAGGCTGACATCACTCACGCCAACATTAGCGAAGTCCTGCGAATTTATCTGTACGCGAACGCGACCGGCGAAGTGAAGGCTCTCACGGGGGTGTGTCTTGAGCGTGAGCGTGACAAGAAGTTCGCCGATCATCATCAGAACGGCGGCGATTACGCTTCGACCTGCTCGGGAAAGAACGCGCAGTTCTACGAGCACTTGCACAACAACGAAACGTGGAAGATGTCGGAAAGATTACGGGACAAGCCTTTTTTGGCGTTGAACCCGACGCACAAGGCACAAATGCTCGCTTTCCTCTGCAACGAGCTGCTGCAAAATAAGGCTGTGATCAGACAGATAGAGGGTAGCCTCGAGACGGTAGCTCAGCTGAAGAAGGAGAGGTTCGTCTTGGATACCAAGATCAGAAA GCTTAGACAATTGCATAGTCGAAAAGTGCGGATGGAAGCTGTCGGCGTCATCGTGAACAAAATCGGTGACACGATTACTATCGAGAAAAAAGAAGGCGAAGAGGAAAGCAATACCACGTCTACTGCTGTAGGCACGACGCCTACGCCGGACGAGATTCATCACGAGGATGAAGTAGAAGACATGTCTGAGAATGAGAGCGAAGGCACTCAGCCGGAAGAG gAGGAGGACAAGAATTTGTCTGGCGAGGAATTGGGCAAAAAGTTGGACAAGCTGTTGAAGCAGTCGGAGGAGCAATTGCAAAAGTTGAATAGCTCCTCGAAACAGTTACGGGCGCACATCTTTGGCCAAGACAGATTTTGGAGGAGATATTGGGAATTAGCATGCGCTGGTGGCATCTTTGTGGAAGCTATGGAGAGTGCTGAACCAGAGATACTCGAACTCCAAGCCGACCTGGAcgaaaagtacaaaaatatgcCAATAGAGGAGAAATCTGAAGTGAAACAGGAGGGCGAAAGCAAGAAGAATTGCGAGAATCGCGAGAATGAAGCGCCGAACGAAGTGAAGGGTGAAAAGAAGCACAATTCGAGCGAGCAGAACGACGACGTGAAATGTCACGGGGACAAGGTGAAGTCCGAGGTGGAGGATGTTAATTGCAAGAAGGAGCCTGTACAAAACTGCGGCTCGGAGAATTCCGAGGGCACGAAGGAGCAAAAAAGGAGCAACGACGTCGACAGCACGATGACGGACGCGAAGACGAACGTCACGTCTGAAGAAATAAAGCAGGAGACGGAAGTGGTCGGTATGGACGTCGACGCGAAGACTGAGGACGTGAAGAAGGAAAACGAGGAAATGGACGAGGACGTGGCGAAGCCGCTGGTGAAGACGATGGAGGACAAGATCGTCGAGACGATCCCGAACGGCGACAAGTTCAACCACGTCAATAATCTGCACAACGGGAGGGAACTCAACGGCTCTTTCATTTCTA tCATGTCGATCATTTCAGACAGCAGCAATACGGAGCCCAATTGGTTCTCCATTTTGCCGCGTGAGACGTGCGACACTCCGGGGCCCAGCACGAAACAAATCTTCGGCATAGCCGAACCGACTGAGCTCAGAATCCCGATATTCCCGCCACCGGCTAGTCCGAGTTACGACAGATGCGACAGTCCAGCGCCTCTGATACTGACGCAGGATGAGGCGGTGCAGCTGGAATATTTGAAAGTGCACGGTCTACCACCACCCGGAGAGGCCAAACCGGTATCGAAAG ATCTCAGGTACGGTTGGTGGAGAATAACGGACGTCGATACGTTCCAAGAACTCTTGGAACACTTACATTCTCGCGGCGTCCGTGAGAAAGAGTTAAAGCGCACAACGTGGGCGACAATGGAGTCCTTCCTGGCGGTAACCGGTAGAATTAATGTCGATCCCGGCAATATCATCGCCACAGAGCTCCAAGCGCAACCAGACGACGCTAACACGCCAATCCCGAAGCCCGACAATCCGAACATCTGGAGTGAGCAAGTAGCGCTGCGTGTAGACGCTCAGCTTTTGGAGCAGGTGGAAGCGCTCGAAGACAAAGTAGCTAACGCTAGCATGCAGGTCAAGGGCTGGAAGCTTCCTCCGCGAGCCGGCACCGAAGAAGCCGAGGAAATTGAAAAGCTGAACGAAATGGAGAAGATCAGCGCGGTCGAACAAGCACGGCAAAGGCTACTTTCCTTGGAGGCAGCTATAGAAAGGAGATACTTAAAACCACCTTTGGGCGTTTG CACGGGAGATCCCAACCTGGCAGCCCTCAAGGCGGAAcaggcggcggcagcggctaACGCAAACTCGAATAACTCCGAGCAGAATAACCAGGCGCCCGCACCGCCGGAGGAAACGACACCGCGGGGTCTGAACACCTGGCGAGAGGCAACCGCGCGAGCGCACACATCGGCGCAACTCGCCATGGCGCTCTACATGCTCGAGGCCAGCATCGCTTGGGACAAGAGCATCATGAAGGCT AATTGCCAGTTTTGTCATAGTGGGGACAACGAAGATAAGCTGCTGCTCTGTGATGGCTGTGATCGTGGCTACCATACTTACTGTTTCCGTCCAAAAATGGAAAACATTCCTGATGGTGACTG GTATTGTCACGAGTGTATGAACAAAGCAACAGGTGAACGCAATTGTTTAGTATGCGGGAAGAGGGCGGGTAAAAACTTGGTCCTATGCGAACTCTGTCCCAGAGCTTATCACACTGACTGCCATAATCCTGTCATGCCAAAA ATGCCGCGAGGAAAATGGTATTGCTCTAATTGCCACAGTAAACAACCAAAGAAGAGAAATAGTAGTCGAAGGAGTCATACCAAAGGGGGAGGCACCAGAGAAAGTGAAAGTTCTGATCATCCACCAGCTAG